The sequence ataattaaatatgctACTGATGTTTGTATGTTCTTAGAGTGGTTTGATCTATTTTTTTGTTAAGTCGGGTAATTCTCATCGTTCTAGTATGAATACAACCAAAAAAGTCCAAAAAGTAACATATCCCGAAATTCCATTGGCGCTCGTGTGAGATCGATCCAGAGCACGTCATCCAAGTGATGAGCTATGAAGGAAGCCACCCAGTCCGCTGTCCCGTTTGCCTCACGATAGATATTACTCACCTCAAAGGAAGTACCCCCTTCTCATCATGCTCCAAATATCTCGTTACAAGGGGTGTACACTGGTGCTTTAGCTTGTCCCTGAATCTAGGCAATCACTGTAGCTAAGTCGCCCTCAACTCTATCTCTGGGACTGAAGTATCAAAGATCATACTCCCACTAGCTGCAATGAGCCTCGAATCTGGTCCCCTAATCACATATCCTATACCACATCTGTTGCCACCATCCAGCACATAGCCATCAAAGTTGATTTTGAAAAAACTTTGGGGTGGGGGCTCTTAGGAGATGAACACCATCTAAGCATTGCAAGAGCCGAGGAGAAGTCCTAGATATCTCGAGCTATCAAATGTTCTCCAACGACATATATATGGGTGATCTCAGCAGCTTGTACGAGAGCCCTCTCTAAGGTAAATCTTGGTGATTGATCGGACTCCCCAAATATCCAGGCATTATGGGCAAACCAGATGTGGTAGGCCATGTACATAGTTGTAATAACAACCGATCTGAATGGTGAACAAGAGGAGCTCCTCCTTAGGTACTCCAAGAATGTCTGAACAGGGGTTGCCGATTGACATACCTCATGAGAGGCGTCGGCCATAGAGGAGCTGACTCCAACATGATAGAAGTCGACTCATGGATGCCCATAGGTCAAAATAAAAAAGTTCAAATTTTATAGACATCAAAAGTTGACTCTAGGTAGAGAAGGATCGACTCCAAGACTTGAGAAGCTGACTGTGGCACTCGGGAGTTGAGTGGCAAAAGCTAGAAATCAATCCTAGGTTGATAGAAATAGATCCTTGAAGAGCCACTGGTCAAAAAATAGGAGATTTCATATTTCGGCCCTTTCAGGAGTCAATCCCAAGATGCAAAAGTCgatcccatgactttagaagtCGACCTTAAGATGCCATAGGAaggaaagacagaagactgcatTTTCTAGTCCTtttatgagtcgacccctgagcaCCAGAAGTCGACCCTTGAGGTTCAAGAGTAGACTCTTCTATTCAAACAATACCATAACAGCTAGTTTCCAGCATGAAGAGTCCGCATTGAATATGTCTCAACAACTCTCCAACGGTCTCCAATGATCAAAATTCCTTCTCCAGTAACTTTCTATGATATAAATGGTTCCAAAAATCAAAgagaaacattaaaaaaaagacaagAGAAAAAGGATATTCATTGAAGAGCCTTAAAGACATGAGCAACCACCACTTCAAAAGCATTAACTTGAGCATCCATCAAGAAGTAGCATTCAAATTTTTTCTCCAACATTCAAGCGTGCCAAATAGGGTTCAAATCAGCTCATACAAAGAGCAATCAACTTGTAtaacttcttttttcctttgattatatttgggtttatcAAGTTTCAAGAGGATTTGAAACTTGAATCCCTTTATAGCATCCCTAATATCGGCATTATTCACCTTACTCTCTCCTTTTCATCCTCCTCACTCCCACCAAAAAACTCTTTAACTTAAACATTGATGGATCGGTCTAGAGCCAATCCGACGAGCTCTCTAACCTTATCCTGTTGTTTCGCTAGTTCACGAAGACGGTCCATGTTGGCATTCCAGAATCGGCGACAACAATAAAAACCTAGTCCAAGTTTGACACAAATAATAGACAAGCCAAACTTGAGAACAATCTATTGAATTTGATTACAGTTATTTTCCTTCCACATGCAACAAAATGAGTAGAACAGCCAATTGCTTTGCTCGACTCGGTAGATCCAGACAGTTTGTAAAATCTCCATGCCAAGTTACCGAGCCTTGGCATGCGCCATGTCAGCGACCTGGGAAATGTCGGAAGTGGCACGTGCGAGAGATGAGACACGTACGGGGCAGGTGAGGGCAATGAGTGAATGGCCTGGAGCAGGTGGTGCTGCCATCTGTTGGGGCGTGAAACTGACGAGAGGTGGATCTGGGTCGGTTTGTCGTGGCCCATGAGGACGAGGACAGCAACAAGCATTCATGTGAGGCCCGTACGGTTTCAGACAAGTTAGGTCGTGGGTCGAGATAAGCCAGGGACCACCCCTAATCCTTATCCTTGACACGCTACCGACAACACGCTGGCCCACACCAAGCTCGCGCATTTGCTGGGCCAAACTCTTGGTCGGCCCTTGGGAGGATCCACAATTGTCTTACCAGTGCCTTTCCTGCAAGAGTTTTATGCTTGCTTAAACCTAACAACTTTAGAAACGCCATCTTCTCTTTAAATTCTTTTGCAATGGAcaggaagaatttttttttcttttaatctttAAATGATGAAGTCAAATATCCTATTGATAAATGCCACATGCGAACCTCATCTGCCATTTTTAATAAaggtaaaaaaaagaagattgcttTAACTGACGAATCAGCAAGCCCTATGAAGACCGACCGATCAACATGAACCAGAAAAGCAACAATAACGTCCAAGCTTTCCAGGATGATGTGTATTTCGCTGAATTCTGAAATCAACAActgcaaattgaagaaaaactCAGCATTGATGCAATTTCAAGGATAGATGCTTTATCGATTAATTACATCAATACAGTCTATATATCAAATCTCATGATATTGGCCACCATACAAGCATACAAACTATAATTAATATTTCCAATGAGATCAACCTCTGACAGAATTGTTGTCTGTGGGCAGGCATGTGCGTCGAGCTTCATACAATTCAGTTAAAGTTACAGAAACAGATCAAAATTTCTGTTAACAATTAACTCCAAACAAGCAACAGTTGTGTGAGCGCACATTGCACACACTTTAGACATGAGAGACTAGGCTTAGCTTTGAACTAGGACGAGCATTACAAGCATGTACAGAACCTTTTCGCATGCAGGTCTAGAAGAAAACATCTCCTCATACAAGCAGAATTTTATTCGTCGTACAATTTGGCTAAGTTCTGGCAACAGAAAGAAAATCATGACAAAATGTGCGACAATCAAGCCTTGTCCTCTTGATCAGCAAAAATTATACTGAAAtatctttagaaaaaaaatccaagaaatACTAATCAAAATTGTGTATTCCCAGCACTTCACTGTAATGTGTCAGCactaaaaaataataacaattaaACGCTGGCTACAGAAGCACCTGATGCTGCATGGTATTTTATTGAGAAGTGGCACTTTCCAATCCCTCTTAAAATTTATCTTTATGTAGCAACATAAAATGATGCTGGAAAAAATCTCAGCTGATGACTTTGGACACAACTCCAGCACCGACCGTCCTCCCTCCTTCCCGTAGCGCAAATCTTTGCCCTgtcaaagatatatatataaataattaaaaagcaTGCACAATCTGAACTGAATCGTCTCAGATAAATTCATTAGTTTCTATAGCACGGATAACCTCATGACCGGGTTCCAACAGGCAATACCGGTAAGTGATTTAATTTGAGCAAAGTAGGACAATAAAACCCATTGAACAGAACAAAGGAGAAGCCAGCTAAACATATAAACGTGTGCACTATAGTACAAAAGTAATTCCTTATATAAAGCCTACAAGTTGCTAAATCTTGAAAATGAACAGGCGCACTGAATAAAATTGACGATAGAATCACTTGAAACACAACTATTGTATAAACTTCAATAAACAAGAAATGCATGCTAAAGATCATCCAGATCAttcaaacaaatttttgacagaaAAATGTGTCAAAATGTCAGTGAGTACAGATAGTAGATCAAGGCTACAAATTCCTTAAAAGGTATCTTTCAAAATTATGCAAACATCATATATATCGAAAGCCATTTTTTTACATGTTTAATTCCTAACTGAAAAGTTTTTGATTTCATTCTATATAGCAGCGGACCATATAGACAAATCAATCTCGCATATATCTGAAGCACTTCAAAACAAGTCAACATTGAAGCATCAAAGCTGCATTAAAAAGGGAAAATGACGGTCTATCAGAAGCCAATAGCATCCCCACCAAACATGAGTCCACATCTGTGCTCCCAATATAAATTTTAGCCTAAATTCAACTACATTATATGTGGTTTTTATAAGTTTAATCATCTGGGATAAAAATGTATTTGCAATTATTGACTTCCAGAGCGACTTGTCACTGGTGCACCAATCAGATTAAGCTATTTTCAATGTAGCTCTTGATTTTAAAACGACTGTGTACCAAAATATTACCTGCTTCAAGAGGAACTGGTGATATCAATTCAAAAATTGCTGTTACATTGTCACCGGGCATAACCATCTTCACATTTTCAGGTAATTCGACTTTTCCGGTAACATCTGCAGTCCTCATGTAGAACTGAGGTCTGTAATTTGAGAAGAAAGCAGTATGGCGACCACCTTCATCCTTTGTAAGCACATATATCTCTGCCTCAAACCTCTTGTATGTCTTCAGACTACCAGGTTTACAAACTACCTACAATCATGACAACATCCACAAATATTTTCTATGAACAAACTGACAAGGTCAAATTCAGATCACAGAGTCAGAATTCAAGTATCAGTCAGTAAAACCATGGGTAATAAAAacattttaaatatgaaaagtCGGAAAAGGTAACTACAAAGAATAAGCAGCTTTGACTGAGGTAAACATATCAACCACGCCCCGGCccctccaacaaaaaaaaaagaaaaaaaaagacctaTGGAGGGCctgaattttaattttaatggaTTGGGTGAATAACAAACAATAAATACATGCTGAAGTAGTGTTCTGTATACTTGGGTAATTGAACTGCCTGCTTGGAAGGCctttaaaaatgaaaagaatagaaGTAGCCAGATTTGAATAGTTATCTATATGTCTACTTTTATCATGGTAATACTAACCTGCCCACGCTCTACATCTCCGCGCTTCAGGCCACGTAAAAGAAGACCCACATTATCACCAGCCTACAGCATGCATATTTTAAACAAGGGATATTTGGTATCTAAACCAGAGAATACATAAAATGTCTCTACACGCCAGTTATACCTGTCCATGGTCCAAGATCTTCTTGAACATCTCTACACCAGTTACTGTGGTCTTTGCAGGACCACCCTGTCAGAAAAGAAGAAGCACGTGAGAAAATTATCAAAATCACTTCCATTACATCCTATCagaattagattaaaattctaagaatttatcttcttttcttcattttaaaaatattttacatcaTGAGAAAGGCCCAATATAATTAAGTGAATATTTTGACAATCCTCACTGCACCCCAGTCCAGTGTACATGATGCAATAACATCTGCCATGTGCGCACATAATCCAAGAAATCATACAAACATAAGCATCTGAGTCATATGTGCTTGCATAACACCATGCAGGAGCCAACTTGTAGGGAAATATTAAAAGAGCAGCATCGCACCACTGTTACAATGTGCATATATGTGGCTAAAACAAGTGAATTACAATAATCTTATCTTGTTAGGTGGAGCCCAAATCTAGCACACACTAGCACATTGTGTATAAAGCCTTGCACATGTCCTCACACACGCAAATGTAGGCAGAAAGGACTTGTTTAGATCCAAAATAGCAATGGACATAAGGTGTAGTTTTAAATTCTAAGATTAAGCATTAAGTACTGAATGCATTTAACAAAGAGTTATATGTGCACTTAAACAAAACCCAATGCGCATTTTATGCAATGGCTGAAAATGACCATGAAGAACAAGTGAAAAATTGTGCTCCAAAATGCGAAGCAAACCAAAAATTACAACTTACTTGATTTAGACCTAATATCTCAACATCCTCTCCGACTTTAATAGTCCCTTGCTCAACACGTCCGGTTACAACAGTTCCACGTCCCTATAGTACAAAAACCATCCAAATGATTAaactaaaatttcaaaattatgcAGAAATAGAAGTCACCATATTTCAGCATAAGTTTTATGGTATGTTTTGAAAgaacaaaaatcagaagtttTGTTTAGCTTTTGGGTTCACAATGCCCCAAAACAAACTACTGCACAAGATAAAACAACAAAGAGGATCTTGATCAAAATACCATTGAAACAATGCCAGCACATATGAGGTTCTAACTCCCTTTATTTATTGAATGGCCACATCATGTTTTAATGATTGTAAAAAACTCACCTACATTTCAAGAATGATCATCGATAATCATTCTCAATAAAATAAATCCTGGATGTTAAGCTTTAAACCCATGGGAAGAAAGATCAAAGTTTTGAATCCagatttaaaaaattttgaatgcatatgatgcttTTGCATCAAAGAAACACCAGGTGTATCAAATATTAACATGGGCAGTACAGAAGATTCACAGCATGGTATCTTTACAGGTAAGATGGAAATAATATTCTCAGAGTAATATCACTAGAGTAGACAGCTGCAAAACCCAATGAAAGATGAGAAATTTAGAAGcttcaagaagaaagaaaagaaacaagttTATGGTAATAAAATAGCATAAATGCAAGAACTTGACTTACTATGCATCTTAACAGAATAACTCCATCTAGAACTATCAGCACAATATCCTAGTGCAATACAAACTCTTGTGACCATATTTGACTGCATAttagataaaaaaaaacttatcacGATCCTtagatcataaaaaatactaagTGAAATGTGCATGCAACAAAGTCACCCCTATACATGTACTGTCAACTCTCTCTATCATGTTTCATTATTCCATCCATAACCCTTATAAGAGCACCAACATCTAATAATCTTTCTTTGTATCTTTCTCAATTTATGACCCCAATTATCGCAAATTTATTTTTCCATAATAGTACTACTCCCTCTCTTTCTAAGTGTTGTCATTCATGATCTCATTACCCCACTGCCTTGGTGAGCGAGGCCAATCAGCCACTTGTATTCCTGCTCTCCTCTAGTGGGATCACAAGAATCATCACAATCTTTTTATCTCATCTACCAATTACATGACAGCTCTTGCCCTTGGATTACCTGAATGTGTAGAGTGCATCATATATAAGTAACTTCCAACTTTGTAGAAGATAAACTTATTGTCGTGGAATTATATTTTAGTAAGAAGGAAACAGATAATCCACTCATTTCTACGGACATACTCTTATGACTGTCTACCTCAAAAATccatacagagagagagagacagacagACAGATAGACTGGAGAAATAGAAAATGCAGTTGCTGTATTAGGGAATGAATACTTTGGTTTTAATgcgttttatttttattccatcacatcataatTGTCCGCCCATCAAACATTCCAAAACACATCCTCTCCCATGAATGATCAACAGTCCATATAGATCATAATCAATCATTAAGCTCTTCTCCCTATGATCATTTATGACTGTGACCATGAATCACTAACATGGGCATCACATAAGTACTAATAACATCTATGTCTACAGTCAACAGGGCTGCAGTTGCTTTCTAACTCAAACCAACTACTAATTCAATTATAAAAAAGGGACCAAATCGTAATCACCTGAATTGAGAAAACATCCTCAATAGGCATGAGGAAAGGCTTATCAAGCTGCCGTACAGGTTCTGGTATATATTCATCAACTGCATCCATTAATTTTAGAATGGCCTGCCTTCCTATTTCATCATTAGTGCCCTGTAAGGCAGACAAAGCTGAACCCCGAATGATTGGAATTTCATCGCCAGGAAATTTGTAGAAGCTAAGCAGCTCTGTAATAATTAAAAACAACAATAGatgaaattaaaaaatagtaaatgAAATTAAGAATTGTTTAACAATTAAATAGGAATAAAGACACTCGTGACAACATACCACGGAGCTCCATCTCTACAAGTTCTAGTAACTCTGGATCATCAACGGCATCAACCTTATTTAGAAAGCATACAAGTGATGGTACACCAACCTGAGAAGTAGAAAAAAGAGTGGATTAGATGATTTATGTAAATATTATAGATCATTTCAGAACGTCCACAAAGAACTCGCTAAATGAGAGAAATTATCTACCAACCTGACGAGCAAGTAAAATATGTTCCTTAGTTTGCGGCATAGGTCCATCAGGTGCTGATACAACAAGAATACCACCATCCATTTGAGCAGCTCCAGTAATCATGTTCTGAATTTAAACCAAATTAATATTCACAGAACCATGTATAATCAACAAGATACATTCAAGTACACACTTAGCTCTATCAGACTAATAAAGGGAACAAATTGAATTGAACAAAATCATCCAGAGCACTCAAAAGACCAGCTGCCCCAGAAAATATCCAAAGTTATACATTCAAAACAAATTTTTGTAATGGCAGCCATCATATTTGTTGGGTTTTATTACCTAGACTTGTCAGAGATATACTTACATTAATTTCTCAGCAACACATTATTATGAATGTAAGTTCATATTGTCAAAGAATAGTACCAAAAGGAATTTAGGGCCTTAAGAAATTTCCTCAGCATAGAGCAAAAGACACCAATGTTACCTGATAAGACAGATCTGAACCAAACATGCCCAGCCTTTAATCCGAATTTCATGGGCCAATATAATGTTTTCTTGACTACATGTATATGATGGACACTACATGCTAAGCCTACGTACAAGCAAATAGGCTAGCTGCTTATATTTGTTTTCTTGCTAACCTCATCCCAAGCTCAAACCTTTACCATCACAATAGCATCCTAACGCCTGCTAGCATTACAGAAGTTGATAAGTGGAGCATAGATATAGGTCCGAGTGGTTTGATCATGGATCTTGACAATTCTCGTACATGAGACAGACAAAGCTCGAGCAAGAGGCAAGTATGAGTCATTCCACATCTACCACAGCTGTACTCCACCCAAGTCAAGGGTGACGCTACTAGTGGATACAATCACCACCACCAAGTGGTGGCAACAAGACCAAGTGTTATTTGAAGAAGTAAATGTGAAGAGATTGACCATATAATAGCCCTAGTGTTAAAGGATCTGGTTGttatgcaacaatcaaggaaGGATAAACGATTCTTTTGGACCCAAACCAAAAATATAATGGGAGTACTTTTGGGTTTTAGCAAATGAGTTGATTTGGGGACTTTGGCCTTCGCTTAGGGGCTCTGACCCCTCATTTGGCCTGAGCCTCCAAAGAGGTCCTTATTGGAGTACCTTAAGAAACTAAGGCGAACATTTGAATATACAACATCATCACAACACTaacaacaactttttataatataaaatacaCAATGCTTTACATCTACATGTTAAGTTAGATGGGCACATAATCTAGAAAATTTAAGGAAACCCAAATTCAAGAAATTTCCAAGGTATAGTCCAATTGATgaagaaaatatttaaatatgctAAGCAATAAAacctttgaattttgaaatataacTATATTATATTGATGAATCTTTTACTTATTGATGCAGTTAAGTACTTTTGCAGATAACTCTATTACAGCCCAAATTTTACCAAAGCTATAGAAAAAGGTTCCTGTAGGCTTTTTTTGGATTCTCTTATCTTTTTCTCCAGTTTTCTCAACGTTTTTCCTTGGCTGAGACTCTAAGATATGGGGAAAATTTGCCAAAACAACCAAAGCTACCCAAATCAAAACTCTCCAGGCCTGGCCAAAACCAAAATCAAAATTGCGATTCCAAATCTTGGTTACAACCTCATCACATCAATCTTGAAAAATAAACTTATAATTGTAGGGGAGCAAAATATACTCCCATATCCTATTTAAGTGGAAACAAAAGTTTCTGGTCAACTGAGATCTTGTCAGGATTCAATGCATATTAACATCAGCCACTGGTCAAGATGGCTTCTTTCACCTAACAATATAAGCCCTCGATTCTGCTAAGTCGGCATATATAACATAAACAAAAGGATTCGACTTCCTTATATTGTGCATCGGTTAAAAAGGGAGTTCTAATATCCGGTTCCTGGATTAACTAAAATTGTTCAGCTTAGTTTCTACATTCTCCTATATAGGAatgattatcttcatttcttttacaaGGTCATTACCACTTTAATGCCTTCATTAAGGAACAGATTTGTAATTCATACATGAatgaataataattttataatcaggaataaatcaaagaaaagagaagcaATCAGAAACAACCATAACTATGACCAACAAATTTTATCTTGTCCATTTAACATCATCAAAATAATTAGTTGTTTCCATTCAATCTTGTACATCAAGATTATATTTCTAGGTCTTGATTCCATAACCTTCTTCCATACCTCTCAATCAAAATTTGGATGTCCTCATAGAGCATTTCCACTAGCCATCTCAACCATTTCCCATCATTTTATACTCTTGGTGCTAGTTTGCACTCCAGAATGTCGTAGTTTTGTCATACAGTGATTTCAAAATTCTCATCTTTGTTATGGCttcctttgaattttttatatatttcagAACTTGTAAACTTTTCTGAAAGTCTGGCCAGTCCCATGACTATATGAATATGTCAATGCACTGAGAACTTACCTTAACATAATCTGCATGTCCTGGGCAATCTACATGAGCGTAATGCCGCTTAGCAGTCTCATACTCCACATGAGCCTGTGAAACCATGTTAAGAATTTCATAAGCATCAAAACAAAGATTCAAGTATCTCAACCAGGGTTCATTATAAAACCTACTGCAATACAAACATGTAGCAACAcgtcaaaaagaaataaaataacctAACTGTTGCTATGGTAATCCCTCTAGCTTTCTCCTCCGGGGCCTTGTCAATTTCATCAAAGGCAATTGCCTTGGCTTTTCCCTCGTCAGCAAGAACCTGACAGCAACAGAATGCAGTTCTTTTACACAAAACTATGTAGGTCAACACTTTACATTTTGACTTATAATTTTAGATGATATAAATTCCCCAAGGTTAAGACGTAAAGATAATAGGTTTAAAGGGAACAACCACGATAAAAGCAAAAAAGTTATCAAACCCATTATGACAGATCAACCTTGGTAATTGCTGCTGTGAGTGTAGTTTTCCCATGATCAACATGTCCGATGGTACCAACATTCACATGAGGCTTCCTAAGACAACAAACAACTCATGATAAGAACAAAGTTATATTCTAAACCTACTATACAAAGTTAAATTAGAGCATGCACTACCGAAAAATTATCTGATACCTATGTATGGAGATCACTAGTTTACATAGATAATACACTTGAAATATCCACCCATGCCTTACATCAACCAATTCAAAACCATAACTTTAGAGGCCCCTCGACAGCACATCCAGACCTATGTTACTTCTACTGAATGCAAATGGCCATGTTTGGGATGTGCAAAAATGCGGATAAAGAAAGCATGGTTGATCAATTAATAGGCAAAAAGACCCACCAAACAAATGCAAGTAAAACAGAATGAATTGCCACAATTAATCGGGGGACGCAAATAACTCAGTAGCAGTCGAACTTGAGCGAaacgggaaaaagaaaaaaaaaataaacagcaTAAAACGTTTCATAAAAACAAACCATCCTTTTATGCAGGAATAACAACAACAAGAAGATGGACTCGTCACAAAACAAGATAACTAaaacatcaaagaaaaaaaaaagagacttaTGCATGCATCGAGGGGCAAGGTTGAAACTTTCATCTAGATCAGATATAAACACTGTGTAAAACCCAACAACGAAGAGCCATTGCATTCCGACTTACGTGCGAGTGAAGGTGGCCATCGTCCTCCACCAAAATCCCGCCTCGAAGACCCTACCCCCATTGAAACCCTGCAAAGAGCACGGCTCTGACGCCGAGAAAGGGCCCGAGATCGCTCCGCGACAACTGGAGTAATGGAGAggggaaaaggaggaggagaagcggAGGAGGCGCCTCGAGCTCGAGTTTCTGAGGACGGCCGCGGCGGCCAtgtcggaggaggaggaggcagtgTCAGGAGAAGACCCCGATGTGAGAGGAGGATGAAAGGGAAGAACAGATCTAAAGCAGCGAGAGTTCGGTTCCGGTGGGTTTGGCGGAGGTTTAAGGACGAAAAACTTTGGGCGTGGGAACTAGGGTTTTGGGACCATTGGGGACGAGCTCGCACGGTTAAGAACCGAGGGTTTTGACGGGTCTCGCTGGCAGATGCACGTGAGTTACGCATGCATTCAGGGGGTTCTTGCGGATGGATGGTGGAGATCCATGCGTGACCGGGATAAACCGTAGGATTTGAAAGAGAGTTTCTCCCAAGCAAGTCTCCTACCCTCCTATTGAAGTGCTAGTTTATcacgggtggttctatatacaccccccctattgctcaggacaccccccaaaaattaaaaaaaaattaaatactctctacacccccccatttgctaaggacacccctaaaaaattaaaaattcctaaattaccccccaccctccccaccccctcacctaaattgctctctacaccccccaaaccccccccccccaccccgctcttcccctccaaaacacctcgccaacgcccaaaacccccccgttcccccttctccctctcgtcgccggcattctcctgatctccgaccacctcgccggcttctcccggaaccacctcgccggcttctcccgaaatttttttttttcacggttcatgctccgttcggcactggatcgccgaacaaaaggcttctgttcggctgaacagtgccggacagaagccttctgttcggcactgtgcagccgaacagatctgttcggttgagggttgccgaacagaaggcttctgttcggcactgttcagccgaacagaagccttttgttcggcgatccagtgccgaacggagcacgaaccgtgaaaaaaaaaaaatttcgaaacaaggtggaacacgtacctttgcggccgattcttcgtcccaaatcactagttgcttgtccatgcttcgaatggggcttaaatctccttcaaagatcgcctaaacgatgtaaatggatcgaggggtttaaggggggtttgaggggtgtttgttttttttcttttcaaaatgaaacggaggaggaggaaggggggtgtatgagaaaatttcaagggcaatatggtaattacactaaaggttagtttgggtattttttttttggtttttggggggtgtccttagcaatagggggggtgtatatagaaccacccgttTATCACGCTTTTACTTTCAATAAACTTACAGAAACACCCTTTGCTTTTTAGCAATTCGCACTcacactctcttttttttaaaaaaaaaattaatttgattctCTAATTTACCCTACTAATCGAATGTGATCTTGTGATTCATCTCCATGAGTGATATCGCATACCTATCATAtaatagttttaaatttattttagggTTAAAATACCTTTGGCAGTTATTTGGGGCGGAAACCTGGTGCCAAGAAACTACTACAAATTATGTGAGATCACatgatttttttcaaaataattagCTAGCATCTCTCTACATCTAGAAAAAGAAACccagagagaaagggagagggagagcatATCATGGTAGAAGGGCACCATGGAAGGATATAGTAGGCGATAGATAGGGATGGAGACGGAGAAAGAGGCCGGgatgaagggaaaaaaaatcagcatagaAGCAAGCCAAGTAAACTT comes from Phoenix dactylifera cultivar Barhee BC4 unplaced genomic scaffold, palm_55x_up_171113_PBpolish2nd_filt_p 000214F, whole genome shotgun sequence and encodes:
- the LOC103721488 gene encoding elongation factor Tu, mitochondrial-like, which encodes MAAAAVLRNSSSRRLLRFSSSFSPLHYSSCRGAISGPFSASEPCSLQGFNGGRVFEAGFWWRTMATFTRTKPHVNVGTIGHVDHGKTTLTAAITKVLADEGKAKAIAFDEIDKAPEEKARGITIATAHVEYETAKRHYAHVDCPGHADYVKNMITGAAQMDGGILVVSAPDGPMPQTKEHILLARQVGVPSLVCFLNKVDAVDDPELLELVEMELRELLSFYKFPGDEIPIIRGSALSALQGTNDEIGRQAILKLMDAVDEYIPEPVRQLDKPFLMPIEDVFSIQGRGTVVTGRVEQGTIKVGEDVEILGLNQGGPAKTTVTGVEMFKKILDHGQAGDNVGLLLRGLKRGDVERGQVVCKPGSLKTYKRFEAEIYVLTKDEGGRHTAFFSNYRPQFYMRTADVTGKVELPENVKMVMPGDNVTAIFELISPVPLEAGQRFALREGGRTVGAGVVSKVIS